Sequence from the Ictalurus furcatus strain D&B chromosome 29, Billie_1.0, whole genome shotgun sequence genome:
GAAATTCCACTGACGTCAACACAAAATTTCCGTGTAAGGTTAGCAGAAACGGCATGATGTGCGGAATACATGTGTTTGAAAGATAACGCGTTAACGTCCTAAAACTACAAGTTTTAAGGATCAAGACTTGTTATTTTCTTATTCGGCTGACATGGCGAGCGTTTCTGTTTTGCAAATAACAATACAACTTTGTAACAACTCCCCTGTGTTTATTGTGAACACTAGGAAACATTGTAATTCATATAAAAGATATTGTGTTCATATAGACCCGCAGGCAGGCAGGAGGTAGAGCAGACGTGTTATACAGCCCTCTGAAGACAGACTGTTGCATTGCAccttttcttccttctcttcctATGAGGAAGTGAAAGAAAGGCACATATAAGGTCGGTTTGTTTTGCTTAGGGTCGCCATTTCAGTATGTCACACTTCAGCAGCCGCTTCGCAATGAACTCATGTACTCTGAGTCTCTACAAACAGCTTGACTGAGTATTTCGATCGACAGTTTAAGTTTAAATCTCACCAACCTGACGTAGGGTAAGTTATTTAACTATATATAACTAATTGTTGACTTGAACAGCTGATCATAATAACAGAGTAACTTCTGGGGTTGAAATCAGTGCCAactcttttcaggggaaagtatATAATGCATGAAGAAAAAAGTTGCTGGTATAATATATGCCGAAGAAGTCGCCGAATAACGTTACGGGTTAATTTCCATAATGGTCGCATCGTCTTGATTATTTGCATATcaataaatgaaaacctgtcCTTACAAGCAGAAGGGAGAGTTTCTCAATTAAAGTACTGTTGACAGCGTAAGCGGCCATGTTGACATGACGTCATATGTTGAATTTGCGGTTGAGACCTTCCTGGTTTTCCGAGTAGGATTTTTCCCCAGTTGGTGGTCATAAATTCTGAGTTATGAAATTTTGTTGAACATTAGTATAGAATACTATTGGCTAGATTAGACGAGACTAGAATAGAGTTTAATCAGAATAGAAATTGAAAactttgtgtttgtctttgGTCATGGCACTACAAACCAgctttttatgtatttacaaaACACGATAATTTCGAACATACAGTAGAAGAACCTAACCATTAAGAAGTATAGAatattttattgtgtgtatAGTATGTATACAAATGAAACATGCTCATTTTGTGGAAATTAATTTCTATCTATCTGAAGAGCAGACATGAAAAAGCAGAAGTATGATAGGAAAAAGACATGAAGGAAAATGGTTTTGGAAGAACTAAAGTATGGTGTATTATGATGTGAATGGGAAGGATAAacagtgattagttgttgggaacaatggtgatcagtgattgtccATTGAGAAAAAATAgtgatcactgattggtcattggggGAAAATGGTAAACAGTGATTTGTCGTTGGGGAAAAATGATGAACAGTAATTGGTCgttgggaaacaatggtgatcagttaGTGGCTGTTGGGAACATTGGCTTGCCCAAGCGCAAGTTAGTCAGACTTTACGAATTGGTGGAGAGTCGACTGAACCTGCTCTTTCAACTTTTATATAACGTATATccagcagctgtgatgtgagctggTGAGCAGTTTTAAGTCACTGACAGCTACTCAAAAAGTCACCAGATATTTTGCTAGGctctttttggaaataaaaatgctaaaaggGTCTAAAAGGTTGCTAAACCTAGCGACAAAGTTTCACGGAAACTTGGAAATGAGCTTTAaaagtgtattttatattaatacagatACATGGACCTGGTCAGCTGCCCTACCCCTCCTGTCGTTCATGATGACTGTCTGGAGTCTTGGCAGCAGATTGGCGCTGGTGGATTTGGACAGATCCATAgggcaaaacataaaaaatgggGAATGGATGTTGCCATAAAGATATTACATGATAATGATgggtaaatatacagtatgtgtctcATACCTATGACATATCGCTATGACATAATGCCCAACTCCAACAGGAGTTAAAACTATGCATATCGGATGTGTTTAAGTTAGTAAGAGTATACTTACAAAAGTGCACAAATATCTAGGTGAAACTGCTAAATAACCTCTGACGgaagatacagtgccctccactaatattggcacccttggtaagacaatatatgagcaaagaaagctgtgaaaaattgtctttattgtttaaccttttgatcttttgttaaaaaaattcacaaaaatactccgctttcatgaatatcaaacaattgcaaatacgacaaacacattttcaatgtttgtgctattttattatagccacttctcattttgtgaagcacaacaacattttgccgcacatcacagatatattccttggtcttacccattgttatgaatgactaagggaatttggcctatgtgttacctcatatttataccctgtgaaacaggaagtcatggtagaacaatttcctgttcctagtcacccaggtgtactaaaaaaaattaaaatatcaatgggaatatacttcaaatatattttctcatatgaattcatagtggtgccaataattgttgcacacctatatttaacaaatatatttttttggataaaactgTGAGCAGAGAAttcttgtgaattttttgaacaaaagataaaaagattaaacaagaaagacacattttcacagccttctttgctcatatttaccaagggtgccaatattagtggagagcattGCACATGGTAACTGAAGATACATTCCCACACAGGGCACTTTATCCCTTGCCTCTTTTTCCTCCCAAGCTCCAACTCATATCTCCTCCGAGAGGCAGACTTAATGCGTCATGGTGGGAACCCCAATGTGTTGAGAATTCTGGGTGTTTACAAAAGTCAAGTTCAAGGAGACAGGTCTGCCATTCAGATGGGTTTAGTCATGGAATACATGGAGAGAGGATCTCTGGCAGACCTCCAGATGGCTTTGAATGGATCCCCGCCCTGGGCTCTTACCTTTCGCATTATTAACCAGATTGCCCTGGGAATGAACTTCCTCCACCAGTTGGAACCACCTCTTCTGCACTTGGACCTGAAACCCAGCAATGTGCTATTGGATGACAGTCTCAATGCCAAGGtcagagaaatgatgaaaacgtttttttttgaTGGCTAGTGACCAAATGGTTAAAGAACTAAAATGAGTCTGACATCTCTGAGTAGTccctctgtttatctgtcttgtTCACTCCAGCTCACAGATTTTGGTCTATCCAAAATAGCTAAAAGTACTTCCAAAGTGAttgaagaggaagatgaggcAGTAGCTGGGACCACAAGCTACATGCCCCCGGAAGCATTTCGGTCCTCTCAATATGTCCCTACCTTTTCCTCTGATGTTTACAGGTAAACTGAATGTTCAGTAAAAGCTTTGGGACTAACCATGAGAGCGTTATGTGTTCAATGCATTTAATGACATTGGTTTGTTTCCAAATATTGTCTTAGCTACGGCATACTGTTGTGGTCAGTTATCACTGGAAAGCAGCCATACATCGGTGAGTATCCAGTGGTTTCTCTAACTGTAAATCATTTACAAACACAGTCTAATATAGGACTTTATTTGCTTTCATAGATTCTTGctgcctcactctctctctctctctctctcttttctctgccAGTTAAGTTCTCTAGTTTGGTGCGGTTTCGTGTCCGTGAAGGTGACAGACCTGATCTGACATCTCTAGACAGCAGCCAGGCAGATGGACTCGGTGACCTGATTGATCTGATGAAGCGCTGTTGGGATTCTGATCCAGAAAAAAGACCCTCATTCATGGGTGAGCTCTATGCCTTAGTGTACACCACATGAGTTCCAACCCTATCATCTTTTTGTATTAGAGGGCCTAAAGTCAGTTTCTCAATGTTATAGTGTGAATATTTACATGGACACAGCAAATGTAATCAGTGAATGAAAATTTTCCACTGAATTCAGGACAACAAGGTTTAACAATCACATCTAACCATTGTCAAGCAAAAGGCTGATACTGATATGCATAATGTTTCGCAAGTTTTTCTTTcatactatattacctcccaaaCATAGCTTTttgactgatggtattcttagtccatgACCTAGTGAAGTGTCATGCCTAGTGTCAGGATGTATTTTTTGATAGAGAcgtcaaagcacttctgtaagttgcgCTGGATAACGATGTCTGCCCAAtcccataaatgtaaatgtctttaGTTTTCCCTGTTTCTTTGGGTGTAGAAATTCACAGCATTAATCAGAGTGTGCGTCTGCATCATGATTTTAATCGTGTAGAATGTATCCACATTCATGCATCTAACATTTAATAATACTGATatatcattctttattttacagCTTACTTAATATGCATTTTCATccaattttgtttttcatttattcattccatATTATTTTTCAGACTGCATTGAGGTCACAAAGAATGTGTACGAGCTGCACAAACAACATGTGCCTGATGCTGTCCACTCCGTCCTGAAACAGCTGGTACAAAACTTTGCAATTCAGTTAAATCATTATATCACAAGACTCTTATTCACCACcaacatgaaattaaataattaacttcatattgtttattttattgtatattgcATTTCTTCTTCATGTTTATAAGGTAAAGTATAATAGATATTCCAGCTTAGACACTATATACTATTTGTCTGATTTATTCCctataggaaaataaagacaaaaacagtTCAAGTTTTGCATCACTCTGCACCCACCCTCAAACAGAGAATGGTACACCTTATTCTATACATTCATCTGTCCATGTGCACAGcatttactgtactgtatttgaTCGACAATTTGTAGCATGCAATGCAATTCTTTAAAGCCATCATAAGTTAGATAATTATCAATTGGCTATCTTCATCCATATCATATTTCATTTGATGAGTAAAACTCTGAATTGTTTTTAAGTATGGATTTGTCTCTAGATGTTTTTGCTCAAAACCCCCATTTCATAATTCTAACCTTAATTCATTAGTTaaaattattatacagtatttaaatatatatattttgtctcCTTCCTGTAGGACTAAAAGAACACACTGATCCTATTGTGAAGACTCATATACCCACACAGGTATTCCTTTCTAAACAACTTCAGAAGAGCATTatgtgtgttgtgtaatgttAACAAAATTCTTAAGTATAAATAA
This genomic interval carries:
- the ripk3 gene encoding ankyrin repeat and protein kinase domain-containing protein 1 isoform X2 → MDLVSCPTPPVVHDDCLESWQQIGAGGFGQIHRAKHKKWGMDVAIKILHDNDGSNSYLLREADLMRHGGNPNVLRILGVYKSQVQGDRSAIQMGLVMEYMERGSLADLQMALNGSPPWALTFRIINQIALGMNFLHQLEPPLLHLDLKPSNVLLDDSLNAKLTDFGLSKIAKSTSKVIEEEDEAVAGTTSYMPPEAFRSSQYVPTFSSDVYSYGILLWSVITGKQPYIVKFSSLVRFRVREGDRPDLTSLDSSQADGLGDLIDLMKRCWDSDPEKRPSFMDCIEVTKNVYELHKQHVPDAVHSVLKQLENKDKNSSSFASLCTHPQTENGLKEHTDPIVKTHIPTQEMGPIPTASGAGMYCKPATSAPPINCRPLNTLRQNSVPSTVSICLSNVKGVQIGNNNYMNVNMQGTRQRQRHPTAPSGTRQPSKRQQNPPNIKS
- the ripk3 gene encoding ankyrin repeat and protein kinase domain-containing protein 1 isoform X1; amino-acid sequence: MDLVSCPTPPVVHDDCLESWQQIGAGGFGQIHRAKHKKWGMDVAIKILHDNDGSNSYLLREADLMRHGGNPNVLRILGVYKSQVQGDRSAIQMGLVMEYMERGSLADLQMALNGSPPWALTFRIINQIALGMNFLHQLEPPLLHLDLKPSNVLLDDSLNAKLTDFGLSKIAKSTSKVIEEEDEAVAGTTSYMPPEAFRSSQYVPTFSSDVYSYGILLWSVITGKQPYIVKFSSLVRFRVREGDRPDLTSLDSSQADGLGDLIDLMKRCWDSDPEKRPSFMDCIEVTKNVYELHKQHVPDAVHSVLKQLENKDKNSSSFASLCTHPQTENGLKEHTDPIVKTHIPTQEMGPIPTASGAGTFAQSRSPILPGMYCKPATSAPPINCRPLNTLRQNSVPSTVSICLSNVKGVQIGNNNYMNVNMQGTRQRQRHPTAPSGTRQPSKRQQNPPNIKS